The Mycolicibacterium flavescens genome has a segment encoding these proteins:
- a CDS encoding acyl-CoA synthetase, with protein sequence MTTTTQSSILSMLHGRASLRPDEIAFTFTDYIDASAVAQSVTWSQLARRTTNVAHEIRRHGSPGDRAVILAPQSLEYILAFLGSMQAGLMAVPLPLPHPGSGHERVRAVLADTEPSVVLTTSASGDHVRDFVNAAREKAAPQIIEIDALNIEAENDVSVAPDEWPSVAYLQYSSGSTRLPTGVMVSHRNLTVNFEQLMKSFFADSPLPQDATLVSWLPFYHDMGLVLGVCAPILCGRRAALMSPVAFLERPARWMRALAENPHAWSSAPNFAFDLAARKTSDEDLNGLDLGGVVGIISGAERVEPATLHRFVDRFAHFNFRDHMMRPAYGLAEATVFVATGTWSESSPAAHFDAEALGVGRVQPCGSGEGTGLVKYRMPQSPSIRIVDVQTHQECAADVVGEIWVHGENVAEGYWRKSVGEQSCFGATLVDPSPGTPDGPWLRTGDLGFAYEGELFIVGRIKDLLIIRGRNYYPEDIEATIQEITRGRAAAISVPLGSTEKLVTVVEVKTPGELDDTAKRSLNAVKSDVTAAISNTHGLSVADLVLVAPGDIPTTTSGKIRRSACAEQYRRNEFHRLDA encoded by the coding sequence GTGACTACCACGACCCAGTCATCGATTCTGTCGATGCTGCACGGACGAGCCAGCCTGCGACCCGATGAAATCGCATTCACGTTCACTGATTACATCGACGCCTCGGCGGTTGCCCAGAGTGTCACTTGGTCGCAACTGGCACGACGAACAACGAACGTGGCACACGAAATTCGGCGCCATGGCTCGCCCGGCGACAGGGCCGTGATCCTGGCCCCGCAGAGTCTCGAGTACATCCTGGCATTCCTGGGGTCCATGCAGGCTGGACTGATGGCGGTGCCGCTCCCCTTGCCGCACCCCGGTTCCGGTCACGAGAGAGTTAGAGCGGTACTTGCCGACACTGAGCCGTCGGTCGTCCTCACGACTTCAGCGTCTGGAGACCACGTCCGCGATTTCGTGAATGCGGCTCGCGAGAAGGCCGCACCGCAGATCATCGAGATCGATGCACTGAACATCGAAGCCGAGAACGACGTAAGTGTTGCGCCGGACGAGTGGCCCTCCGTTGCGTATTTGCAGTACAGCTCGGGCTCGACCCGGCTACCGACGGGAGTCATGGTTTCGCATCGCAATCTCACCGTGAATTTCGAGCAGCTGATGAAGAGCTTTTTTGCGGACTCTCCACTCCCACAGGACGCCACGCTCGTGTCGTGGCTGCCGTTCTACCACGACATGGGTCTGGTGTTGGGAGTCTGTGCCCCGATTTTGTGCGGTCGTCGCGCTGCGCTGATGAGCCCCGTTGCGTTCCTGGAAAGACCGGCCCGATGGATGCGTGCGCTGGCCGAAAACCCGCACGCGTGGTCATCGGCACCCAACTTCGCCTTCGACCTAGCCGCGCGCAAGACGTCTGACGAAGATTTGAATGGACTCGACCTTGGCGGGGTGGTGGGCATCATCAGCGGCGCGGAACGGGTGGAACCGGCGACCTTGCATCGCTTCGTCGATCGATTCGCGCATTTCAATTTCCGCGACCACATGATGCGCCCTGCGTACGGGTTGGCCGAGGCGACGGTCTTCGTCGCGACGGGCACGTGGAGTGAATCGTCGCCCGCGGCTCACTTCGACGCGGAGGCGCTGGGTGTTGGCCGCGTTCAACCCTGCGGATCCGGGGAAGGGACGGGGCTGGTGAAGTATCGGATGCCCCAATCCCCGTCGATACGGATCGTCGACGTCCAGACGCACCAGGAGTGTGCGGCGGACGTGGTCGGGGAGATCTGGGTTCACGGAGAAAACGTCGCCGAGGGCTACTGGCGCAAATCGGTTGGGGAGCAGAGCTGCTTCGGCGCAACCCTTGTCGACCCATCACCTGGCACGCCGGACGGACCATGGCTGCGCACTGGAGACCTCGGCTTCGCCTACGAGGGCGAGTTGTTCATCGTCGGCCGCATCAAGGATCTGCTAATCATCCGTGGTCGCAACTATTACCCCGAGGATATTGAAGCGACAATTCAAGAGATCACTCGCGGTCGCGCCGCGGCGATATCGGTTCCCTTGGGCAGTACCGAAAAACTCGTCACCGTCGTCGAGGTCAAGACCCCGGGTGAGCTCGACGATACGGCGAAGCGCTCGCTGAACGCCGTCAAGAGCGATGTCACTGCCGCAATATCGAATACGCACGGTCTCAGCGTGGCAGACCTCGTCTTGGTGGCTCCCGGGGACATTCCTACGACGACGAGCGGCAAGATCCGTCGCTCTGCGTGCGCCGAGCAGTATCGACGCAATGAATTCCATCGATTGGACGCCTGA
- a CDS encoding Protein of uncharacterised function (DUF2910), with translation MALAVSLEPFRVGMTVVMLNRPRPALHLLAFIIGGFVMGISVGAIVLFVLRPPLASGNSTLPWVQIVVGAVVLINAALVYTGIVGRSGGIASPGPLTRMSAHLAARARRLLDSRSLWTAGVAGLGIALPSVDYLAALALIVASGTAATIQFGALILFNVVAFALVEIPLLCYLVAPDRTRATLSALYDWVREQGRRGVSLLLVAVGGVLLAVGFAGL, from the coding sequence ATGGCACTTGCGGTCAGTCTGGAGCCGTTCCGCGTCGGCATGACGGTCGTGATGCTCAATCGCCCACGGCCTGCACTCCACTTACTCGCGTTTATCATCGGCGGTTTCGTCATGGGCATCTCAGTCGGCGCCATCGTGCTGTTCGTGCTGCGCCCACCGCTTGCCTCCGGAAATTCGACGCTTCCATGGGTGCAGATCGTTGTGGGCGCGGTCGTTCTGATCAACGCTGCGTTGGTGTACACGGGGATCGTTGGACGTTCCGGTGGCATCGCGTCCCCCGGCCCCCTGACTCGGATGTCGGCGCACCTTGCGGCACGGGCTCGACGACTGCTGGACAGCCGGTCGCTGTGGACAGCGGGCGTCGCGGGCCTCGGCATCGCCCTGCCGTCGGTCGATTACCTGGCAGCGCTGGCACTTATCGTCGCCTCCGGAACTGCGGCGACAATCCAGTTCGGTGCACTAATCCTGTTCAACGTGGTGGCATTCGCGCTCGTAGAGATTCCGCTGCTGTGCTACCTGGTGGCCCCGGACCGCACGCGCGCGACACTGTCCGCGCTCTACGACTGGGTGCGGGAGCAAGGCCGACGCGGAGTCTCTCTGCTGTTGGTGGCCGTGGGAGGCGTGCTGCTTGCTGTAGGCTTCGCCGGCCTGTAA
- the hsaB_2 gene encoding conserved protein of DIM6/NTAB family, protein MSATDLSPATLREAFGHFPSGVIAIAAEMEGTRIGLAASTFVPVSLDPPLVSFCVQNTSETWPRLKEVPSLGISVLGEAHDEAARTLAAKTGDRFAGLHTVSRESGAVFIDGTAVWLESVIEQLVPAGDHTIVILRVCDITVHADVAPIVFHRSTFRRLGNG, encoded by the coding sequence ATGAGCGCAACTGATCTGAGCCCGGCGACACTTCGCGAAGCGTTCGGGCACTTCCCGTCCGGTGTCATCGCGATCGCCGCGGAGATGGAAGGCACCCGTATCGGACTGGCCGCGAGCACCTTCGTTCCGGTCTCGCTCGACCCGCCGCTGGTGTCGTTCTGCGTCCAGAACACCTCCGAGACGTGGCCCAGGCTCAAGGAAGTCCCGTCACTGGGGATCAGTGTGCTCGGCGAAGCACACGACGAAGCCGCGCGGACGCTGGCCGCCAAGACCGGTGATCGTTTCGCCGGCCTGCACACCGTGTCGCGAGAATCCGGCGCGGTCTTCATCGACGGCACCGCGGTATGGCTGGAAAGCGTGATCGAGCAACTCGTCCCCGCCGGCGATCACACGATCGTGATCCTTCGGGTCTGCGACATCACCGTGCATGCCGACGTCGCGCCGATCGTGTTCCACCGCAGTACGTTCCGCCGCCTCGGCAACGGCTGA
- the sdhA_2 gene encoding succinate dehydrogenase/fumarate reductase flavoprotein subunit codes for MAELERHSYDVVVIGAGGAGLRAVIEARERGLKVAVITKSLFGKAHTVMAEGGCAAAMGNANPKDNWQVHFKDTMRGGKFLNNWRMAELHAKEAPDRVWELETYGALFDRTKDGKISQRNFGGHTYPRLAHVGDRTGLEIIRTLQQKIVSLQQEDKEEFGDYEARIRVFHECTVTDLIKDGDRIAGAFGYYREGGNFVLFETPAVVLATGGIGKSYKVTSNSWEYTGDGHALALRAGATLINMEFVQFHPTGMVWPPSVKGILVTEGVRGDGGVLKNSDGKRFMFDYIPAVFKGQYAESMEEADQWLKDNDSARRTPDLLPRDEVARAINSEVKAERGTPHGGVYLDIASRLPAEEIKRRLPSMYHQFMELAEVDITKEPMEVGPTCHYVMGGIEVDPDTGAAKTPGLFAAGECSGGMHGSNRLGGNSLSDLLVFGRRAGMGAADYVRALGERPTVSDAAVEESTKLALHPFEGPSNGDNAENPYTLQLDLQDTMNSLVGIIRKSDEITEAIDKLKELRERYKRVRVEGGRHFNPGWHLAIDLRNMILVSECIAKAALERTESRGGHTRDDYPSMESEWRKTLLVCRAEGETVVPDIDITRQDQVPMRDDLLELIDIEELEKYFTPEELANHSSRRDA; via the coding sequence ATGGCGGAACTGGAACGGCACTCCTACGACGTCGTCGTGATCGGCGCCGGCGGTGCGGGTTTACGCGCGGTCATCGAGGCGCGCGAACGCGGCCTGAAGGTCGCGGTGATCACGAAGTCGTTGTTCGGCAAGGCCCATACGGTGATGGCCGAGGGCGGCTGCGCCGCGGCGATGGGCAACGCGAACCCGAAGGACAACTGGCAGGTCCACTTCAAGGACACCATGCGCGGCGGGAAGTTCCTCAACAACTGGCGCATGGCCGAGTTGCACGCCAAGGAAGCCCCGGATCGGGTGTGGGAGCTGGAGACCTACGGCGCGCTCTTCGACCGCACCAAGGACGGAAAGATCAGCCAGCGCAACTTCGGTGGGCACACCTATCCGCGGCTGGCGCACGTCGGTGACCGCACCGGCCTGGAGATCATCCGCACCCTGCAGCAGAAGATCGTTTCCTTGCAGCAGGAAGACAAAGAGGAGTTCGGCGACTACGAGGCGCGCATTCGGGTCTTCCACGAGTGCACGGTCACCGACCTCATCAAGGACGGCGATCGGATCGCGGGCGCGTTCGGCTACTACCGCGAAGGCGGCAACTTCGTCCTGTTCGAGACGCCGGCCGTGGTGTTGGCGACCGGTGGAATCGGCAAGTCCTACAAGGTGACGTCGAACTCATGGGAGTACACCGGCGACGGCCACGCGCTGGCACTGCGGGCGGGCGCGACTCTGATCAACATGGAGTTCGTCCAGTTCCACCCCACCGGCATGGTCTGGCCGCCCAGCGTCAAGGGCATCCTCGTCACCGAGGGTGTGCGCGGCGACGGCGGAGTGCTGAAGAACTCCGATGGCAAGCGCTTCATGTTCGACTACATCCCGGCGGTGTTCAAAGGCCAGTACGCCGAGAGCATGGAGGAAGCCGACCAGTGGCTCAAGGACAACGACTCCGCGCGGCGCACCCCTGACCTGCTGCCCCGCGACGAGGTGGCCCGTGCGATCAACTCCGAGGTGAAGGCCGAGCGCGGCACCCCGCACGGCGGCGTCTACCTCGACATCGCGTCGCGGCTGCCGGCCGAGGAGATCAAGCGGCGGCTGCCGTCGATGTACCACCAGTTCATGGAGCTGGCCGAGGTCGACATCACCAAAGAGCCCATGGAAGTCGGGCCGACGTGCCACTACGTCATGGGCGGCATCGAGGTCGACCCGGACACGGGTGCGGCCAAGACGCCGGGACTGTTCGCCGCGGGTGAGTGTTCGGGCGGCATGCACGGCTCGAACCGGCTGGGTGGCAACTCGCTGTCGGACCTGTTGGTGTTCGGCAGGCGCGCCGGCATGGGCGCGGCCGACTACGTGCGCGCGCTCGGTGAGCGCCCGACGGTATCCGACGCGGCGGTCGAGGAATCGACCAAGTTGGCGCTGCATCCGTTCGAGGGCCCGTCCAACGGCGACAACGCCGAGAACCCGTACACCCTGCAGCTGGACCTGCAGGACACGATGAACAGCCTGGTCGGCATCATCCGTAAATCCGACGAGATCACCGAGGCCATCGACAAGCTCAAGGAGCTGCGCGAGCGGTACAAGCGGGTTCGGGTCGAGGGTGGCCGACATTTCAACCCGGGTTGGCACCTGGCCATCGACCTGCGCAACATGATCCTGGTCAGCGAGTGCATCGCCAAGGCCGCGCTGGAGCGCACCGAAAGCCGCGGCGGGCACACCCGCGACGACTATCCGTCGATGGAATCCGAGTGGCGCAAGACGCTGCTGGTGTGCCGCGCCGAAGGTGAGACCGTGGTTCCCGACATCGACATCACCAGGCAGGACCAGGTGCCGATGCGCGACGACCTGCTGGAGCTGATCGACATCGAAGAGTTGGAGAAGTACTTCACCCCCGAAGAACTCGCCAACCACTCGTCTAGGAGAGACGCATGA
- the mmpL8_8 gene encoding transport protein: MRRLAHLVVRWPWVVIGVWLAMALALPLALPSLDEMAEKHPLVILPDDAPSSVTAKRMAEAFDESGSDNLLVIAFINEAGLVPANETTYRKVVDALRDDVTDVVSVQDFLSTPQLRPFLTSEDKTTWVLPVSLEGELGTPRGFESFNRVSDVIRHNVGGKDVTGALTVYVTGPAATVADLTVAGQHDRLPIEIAIAVLVLTVLLLVYRSLVTMLLPLVTIGSSILIAQAVVAGFSELTGSGVSNQSIVFLSAIMAGAGTDYAVFLISRFHDYLRTGVDIERAVTAALVSIGKVITASAATVGITFLLMSFTQMGVFKTIGVSSAIGIGIAFLAAITLLPAILMIAGPRGWVRPRRELTAQFWRRSGIRIVRRPVPHLVVSLLVLILLASFAMSARFNYDDREAVAASAASSVGYAALERHFPISQSIPQYILIQSPHDLRTPRALADLEQMASRIAQLPDVSVVSGVTRPLGEVPREFRATFQAGLVGDRLSAGSAQIGQRTDDLDELATGANTLADSLVDVRAQIDSIAPSIKSLLETVSSVKTQYSGDTLVRYVEIAAQLIDSLNKLGTASGMRFAAVEDMFAWMGPVLFALDGNAVCDADPSCRATRAQFQRVVDENNDGSRNEINQLAGELQSVENEQAFKATMNKLNGALTAVGEAVSEMGLDKPGGIEEGLSDLQKGAARLAGGSQQVADGVDELVKQVKLVATGLDQASAFLMTMRHDAADSSMAGFNIPPQVLDSVEFRKAAEAFVSPDGRSVRYLVQTKLNPFSSEAMDQVKTINDIARGAQPNTALADASISMGGFPTALRDTRDYYQNDIRFIIVMALIVVMLTLIVLLRSIVAPLYLVASVVVSYFAAIGLGVLTFQVILDEELHWSVPPLAFVVLVAVGADYNMLFVSRLRDESPHSVRFGVIRTLSSTGGVITAAGLIFAASMAGLLFSSIGTVVQGGFVIGVGILLDTFVVRTITVPAVAALIGKANWWPSRIRPSSSNTRMPAEVT; this comes from the coding sequence ATGCGGCGGTTAGCCCATCTCGTCGTGCGGTGGCCCTGGGTGGTGATCGGGGTCTGGCTCGCGATGGCGTTGGCGCTGCCGCTGGCACTCCCATCCCTCGATGAGATGGCCGAGAAACACCCGCTCGTCATCTTGCCCGACGATGCACCGTCGAGCGTCACCGCCAAAAGGATGGCAGAGGCTTTCGACGAGTCGGGCTCGGACAACCTCTTAGTGATCGCATTCATCAACGAAGCCGGGCTGGTGCCTGCCAACGAAACCACCTACCGCAAGGTGGTGGATGCGCTGCGCGACGACGTCACCGACGTCGTATCGGTGCAGGATTTCCTGAGCACGCCACAGCTGCGCCCTTTTCTGACGAGCGAAGACAAGACGACCTGGGTACTGCCAGTCAGCCTGGAGGGCGAGCTGGGGACACCGCGGGGCTTCGAGTCATTCAATCGGGTGTCCGACGTCATCAGGCATAACGTCGGCGGAAAGGACGTGACCGGAGCCCTCACCGTCTACGTCACCGGTCCCGCAGCTACAGTCGCCGACCTCACCGTCGCCGGCCAGCACGATCGCCTGCCGATCGAGATCGCGATCGCTGTCCTGGTCCTTACCGTGTTGTTGTTGGTGTACCGCAGCTTGGTCACCATGTTGCTGCCATTGGTCACCATTGGCTCGTCGATACTTATCGCGCAGGCCGTCGTAGCCGGTTTTTCCGAGCTGACAGGTTCGGGTGTCTCGAACCAGTCCATCGTCTTCCTCAGCGCGATCATGGCGGGTGCCGGAACCGATTACGCAGTATTCCTCATCAGCCGCTTCCACGACTATCTCCGGACAGGTGTCGATATCGAGCGAGCGGTCACAGCCGCGCTGGTCTCGATCGGCAAGGTGATCACCGCATCTGCCGCCACTGTAGGCATCACCTTTCTGCTGATGAGCTTCACTCAAATGGGCGTGTTCAAGACGATAGGGGTCTCGTCGGCGATAGGGATCGGCATCGCTTTCCTAGCCGCAATAACCCTGCTGCCGGCAATCTTGATGATCGCCGGACCGCGTGGGTGGGTTAGACCGAGGCGCGAACTGACGGCGCAGTTCTGGCGACGCTCGGGTATACGGATAGTGCGCCGACCCGTGCCGCACCTTGTTGTGAGTCTGCTCGTCTTGATTCTTCTGGCCAGCTTCGCAATGTCCGCGCGGTTCAACTATGACGATCGCGAAGCCGTGGCGGCGTCAGCGGCGAGCTCGGTCGGATACGCGGCACTGGAACGTCATTTCCCGATCAGCCAATCAATCCCGCAATACATACTCATTCAGTCCCCGCACGATCTACGCACACCACGTGCCCTCGCGGACTTGGAGCAAATGGCGTCGCGCATCGCGCAACTGCCCGATGTCTCTGTGGTCAGCGGTGTCACACGACCGCTGGGAGAGGTACCCAGGGAGTTCCGGGCGACATTCCAGGCGGGACTCGTCGGTGACCGGTTGTCCGCGGGCTCCGCCCAGATCGGGCAGCGCACAGACGACTTGGACGAACTGGCAACCGGCGCCAACACGCTGGCCGACTCCCTGGTCGACGTTCGTGCACAGATCGATTCAATCGCGCCGAGTATCAAGAGTCTGCTGGAAACGGTCTCGTCGGTGAAAACTCAGTACAGCGGCGACACCTTAGTGCGGTACGTCGAAATCGCAGCGCAGCTCATCGACAGCCTCAACAAGCTCGGAACCGCCTCGGGCATGAGATTCGCCGCCGTCGAGGACATGTTCGCCTGGATGGGTCCCGTCCTGTTTGCGCTCGATGGCAACGCGGTCTGCGATGCCGATCCGTCTTGCAGAGCCACCCGTGCCCAGTTCCAGCGCGTGGTAGATGAAAATAACGACGGAAGCCGGAATGAGATCAATCAGCTCGCGGGCGAATTGCAGAGCGTCGAGAACGAGCAGGCCTTCAAGGCCACGATGAACAAGCTCAACGGCGCGCTCACCGCCGTCGGCGAGGCGGTCAGTGAAATGGGGCTGGACAAACCGGGTGGTATTGAAGAAGGTCTGTCCGATCTGCAGAAGGGTGCCGCCCGCCTGGCCGGGGGAAGCCAGCAAGTGGCCGACGGAGTCGACGAACTTGTCAAGCAGGTCAAGCTGGTGGCTACAGGCCTCGACCAGGCATCGGCTTTCTTGATGACGATGCGGCACGACGCGGCAGACTCGTCGATGGCAGGGTTCAATATCCCGCCCCAGGTGCTGGACTCAGTGGAGTTCAGGAAAGCCGCCGAGGCTTTCGTCTCGCCAGACGGCCGCTCGGTGAGGTATTTGGTGCAGACCAAACTCAACCCGTTCAGTTCTGAGGCGATGGATCAGGTCAAGACGATCAATGACATCGCCCGCGGGGCTCAGCCCAACACTGCCCTCGCAGACGCGTCGATATCGATGGGCGGATTTCCCACCGCTCTGCGGGACACGCGCGACTACTACCAGAACGACATCCGATTCATCATCGTCATGGCACTCATCGTCGTCATGCTGACGTTAATCGTGCTCTTGCGTTCGATCGTCGCTCCGCTTTATCTCGTCGCTTCGGTCGTGGTCTCCTACTTCGCAGCGATCGGTCTCGGCGTCTTGACGTTCCAAGTGATTCTCGACGAGGAGTTGCATTGGAGCGTGCCTCCGCTGGCGTTCGTGGTGCTGGTCGCAGTGGGCGCCGATTACAACATGCTCTTCGTGTCGCGTCTGCGGGACGAATCGCCCCACAGCGTGCGTTTTGGCGTCATTCGCACCTTGAGCTCGACTGGTGGTGTAATCACCGCGGCGGGCCTGATTTTCGCCGCCTCAATGGCCGGGCTTCTGTTTTCCAGTATCGGCACCGTGGTCCAGGGTGGTTTCGTGATCGGCGTGGGGATCTTGCTAGACACCTTCGTGGTTCGCACTATCACGGTTCCTGCCGTCGCCGCGCTGATTGGGAAGGCGAACTGGTGGCCCTCACGGATTCGGCCGTCATCGTCGAACACGCGGATGCCGGCCGAGGTCACCTAG
- the frdB gene encoding succinate dehydrogenase and fumarate reductase iron-sulfur protein, with translation MSYQAKMRVWRGDDNAGALQDYSVEVNEGEVVLDIIHRLQQTQTGDLAVRWNCKAGKCGSCSAEINGRPRLLCMTRMSTFAENEVITVTPLRTFPVIRDLVTDVSFNYQKAREIPAFTPPKDLQPGEYRMAQEDVNRSQEFRKCIECFLCQNVCHVIRDHEENKEAFAGPRYLMRQAELDMHPLDVHERRAEDAQEVHGLGYCNITKCCTEVCPEHIKITDNALIPMKERAADRKYDPVVWLGDKLFRRR, from the coding sequence ATGAGCTACCAGGCAAAGATGCGAGTGTGGCGTGGCGACGACAACGCCGGCGCGCTGCAGGACTACTCGGTTGAGGTCAACGAGGGTGAGGTGGTGCTCGACATCATCCACCGGCTGCAGCAGACCCAGACCGGCGACCTGGCCGTGCGCTGGAACTGCAAGGCAGGCAAGTGCGGATCCTGCTCGGCGGAGATCAACGGCAGGCCCCGTCTGCTGTGTATGACGCGGATGTCGACCTTCGCCGAAAACGAGGTCATCACCGTGACTCCCCTGCGCACCTTTCCGGTGATCCGCGATCTGGTGACCGACGTGTCGTTCAACTATCAGAAGGCCAGGGAGATCCCGGCGTTCACGCCGCCGAAGGACCTGCAGCCCGGCGAATACCGAATGGCGCAGGAGGACGTCAACCGGTCACAGGAGTTCCGCAAGTGCATCGAGTGCTTCCTGTGCCAGAACGTCTGCCACGTGATCCGCGATCATGAGGAGAACAAAGAGGCGTTCGCCGGCCCGCGGTACCTGATGCGTCAGGCCGAACTCGACATGCATCCGCTCGACGTGCACGAGCGGCGCGCCGAGGATGCGCAGGAAGTGCACGGTCTGGGCTATTGCAACATCACCAAGTGCTGCACCGAGGTCTGCCCCGAACACATCAAGATCACCGACAATGCGCTGATCCCGATGAAGGAGCGGGCCGCCGACCGCAAGTACGACCCGGTGGTGTGGCTCGGCGACAAGCTTTTCCGGCGACGGTAG
- a CDS encoding PE-PPE domain-containing protein gives MTGVRCIALKPNRAEAYQKAMKRLLALGVTLATIGTTGCFGIGIAIADEPPFVPPTPDNPANVPLPKGTPGKGYALGGARVLGIPYDEYIMRTGADWFPGLDRQIVDYPSGQVQGHTLERLFPGIGRLDDEIMPGAGLDGPSVAESVDVGAPNVINAIREGGPGTVLGLSEGAMVLNEVQARLAYDPAAPPPDQLSFAMYGDPVARHAFGESFLTRSFPVGTLTPFLDYRVPPPVESQYDTYQFVTAYDSIADWPDRPDNWMSIINALAGLASGHTSVAFTKPSMVPPQNIRTTVNSRGAKTTTYFIPEEHLPLVLPFKYVGVPEETLLKLDAVLQPYVDAGYSRADNPLTAPITVAPGNGYDPAAVTAPATQAAFGGAADPLSQMLAGMQYVLKNAP, from the coding sequence ATGACTGGAGTAAGGTGCATCGCACTGAAGCCGAATAGGGCGGAGGCGTATCAGAAAGCCATGAAACGACTTCTCGCACTCGGCGTCACGCTCGCCACGATCGGCACGACAGGTTGTTTCGGAATCGGCATCGCTATAGCCGACGAACCGCCGTTCGTACCGCCTACACCTGACAACCCGGCGAACGTTCCCCTGCCTAAGGGAACCCCAGGGAAGGGTTACGCCCTTGGCGGCGCCCGCGTACTGGGCATCCCCTATGACGAATACATCATGCGTACCGGCGCGGACTGGTTTCCGGGACTGGACCGTCAGATCGTCGACTATCCCTCCGGACAGGTGCAGGGTCACACCCTGGAACGACTGTTCCCGGGCATCGGTCGACTTGACGACGAAATCATGCCCGGAGCGGGTCTTGACGGCCCCAGCGTCGCGGAATCGGTCGACGTAGGAGCGCCGAACGTCATCAATGCGATCCGGGAGGGCGGGCCCGGCACAGTCCTTGGGTTATCCGAGGGCGCAATGGTGCTCAATGAGGTCCAGGCGCGACTCGCGTACGACCCTGCCGCCCCGCCCCCGGATCAGTTGAGCTTCGCGATGTACGGCGACCCGGTGGCGCGGCACGCGTTCGGTGAGAGCTTTCTGACGCGTTCGTTCCCGGTGGGGACCCTGACGCCGTTCCTCGACTATCGGGTCCCGCCGCCCGTGGAGAGCCAGTACGACACCTATCAGTTCGTCACCGCGTATGACAGCATCGCCGACTGGCCGGACCGGCCGGACAACTGGATGTCAATCATCAATGCGCTTGCTGGCCTCGCGTCCGGTCACACCTCGGTGGCGTTCACCAAACCGAGCATGGTGCCGCCGCAGAACATCCGAACGACTGTCAACTCACGGGGCGCGAAGACAACCACCTACTTCATCCCCGAGGAGCACCTTCCGTTGGTTCTGCCGTTCAAATACGTCGGGGTCCCCGAAGAGACGCTGCTCAAGCTCGATGCGGTGCTGCAGCCTTACGTGGATGCGGGATACTCGCGAGCCGACAATCCGCTGACCGCGCCCATCACCGTGGCTCCGGGTAACGGTTACGACCCTGCGGCCGTCACGGCGCCTGCGACCCAGGCCGCCTTTGGCGGCGCCGCTGATCCGCTCTCGCAGATGCTGGCCGGGATGCAATACGTCTTGAAGAACGCCCCTTAG